The stretch of DNA ATGGACCCGGTAGCGGTACACAACGCTATGGATGAAGCCGTATCCCGCGCACGCCGCGGCGAAGGTCCAACCTTTTTAGAGATGCGTACCTACCGTTACAAAGGCCATTCGATGAGCGACCCGCAAAAGTACCGCACCAAAGAGGAGCTGGAAAGCTACAAATCAAAAGACCCTATTGAAGTAGTAAAACTAACTATACAAAAAGAAGGTTATGCTGACGACAAATGGTTTGAAGAAATTGATGCTAAAATAAAAGCACAGGTAGAAGAAGCAGTACAGTTTGCTGAAGAATCGCCATGGCCGGAAGCATCTGAATTATATACTGACGTATATGTTCAGGAGGATTATCCGTATATCCGCGACTAATACACTATATTTAAATATTAAAAACTATTCATCAAACAGTATATGGCTGAAGTAGTTAAAATGCCCAAAATGAGCGATACCATGACCGAAGGGGTATTGGCAAAATGGCATAAAAAAGTTGGCGACAAGGTAAAATCGGGCGATGTATTGGCCGAGATTGAAACTGATAAAGCCACTATGGATTTTGAATCGTACCAGGACGGTACCTTACTATACGTAGGTGTAGAAGAAGGTAGCGCCGTACCTGTTGATGCTGTTATAGCTGTTTTGGGTAAAGAGGGTGAAGATTACAAATCTGTTTTAGACGGTGCCGCTGCAGCTCCTGCAAAAACCGAAGAAAAGCCGGCAGCTGAAGAAGCTAAGCCTGCAGTTGCTGAAGATAAAAAACCCGCTGCTGCACCTGCTGCAAAACCTAAAGTTGATCTATCGAGCATACCGGCTGCGGTTATACGCATGCCGTTGTTAAGCGATACCATGACCGAGGGTACTATTGAAAAATGGTACTTTAAAGTTGGTGATAAAGTTAAAGCCGATGATGCTTTAGCCGATGTAGCAACCGATAAAGCTACTATGGAAGTAGTAGGCTACGAAGAAGGCACCCTGTTATACATTGGTGTTAAAGAAGGCGAAGCTGCACAAGTAAATGGTATTATTGCCATTGTAGGTAAAGAAGGTACCGATATAACCCCGTTATTGCAAGATAATGGAGGTGATGAGGAAGTAGCAGCAGAGAGTGGCAGTGGCAGTACTCAAACTGTAGCGCCTGACTCGACTGCAACATCCAACTCGACTGTTACTGCAACTGCTACATCTTCAACAGAAGACGATAGCCGTGTTAAGGCATCACCTTTGGCACGTAAGATTGCTAAAGACAAAGGCATAAACCTTAATGATGTAAAAGGATCTGCCGAAGGCGGCCGAATTATTAAAAAGGATGTTGAAGGGTTTACACCTTCGGCTAAGCCTGCTGACGCACCTGCAGCTCCTGCTCAGGAACAAGCAGCAAGCGCCGCTGCTGCCATACCTGCAAAAGTACCTGTTGTATTGCCAACCTTTACAGGCGAAGAGAAATTTACCGAGCGCAATGTTACGCAAATGCGTAAAGCCATCAGCCGCCGTTTATCCGAAAGCTTATTTACCGCACCGCACTTCTATGTGACCATGTCTATAGATATGGACCAGGCGATTGCTGCACGTGGTAAAATGAATGAGGTAGCACCGGTTAAGATATCATTTAACGATTTTGTGGTTAAAGCTGTAGCAGTTGCCCTAAAAATGCACCCTGCCATTAACTCATCTTTCCTGGGCGATAAGATACGCACCAACGAGCATGTACATATTGGTGTAGCTGTAGCAGTTGACGAAGGTTTGCTGGTACCTGTTATTAAATTTGCCGATGGAAAATCGTTAAGCCATATCTCGCAAGAGGTTAAGGAGTTTGCCGGTAAAGCAAAATCAAAAAAATTACAACCCGCCGAAATGGAAGGCTCAACCTTTACCATATCTAACTTAGGTATGTTTGGTGTAGATGAATTTACCGCAATTATTAACACACCAAATGCCTGTATATTGGCAGTAAGCGGTATACAAGCCGTGCCGGTTGTTAAAAATGGAGCCGTAGTGCCGGGCAACGTAATGAAGGTTACCCTAAGCTGCGACCACCGCGTGGTTGATGGCGCAATGGGTGCAGCATTTTTGCAAACACTAAAATCGTTACTGGAAGAGCCGGTAAGATTACTGATATAAAATTCCGATCTCGGATATCAAATCAAATAGCGATGAGTATAAACTCATCGCTATTTTTGTTTAATACCAATTGCTGCCTCCACGCGCTATAGCTCCTCGCAATGGCGGTTAATTTATTATCTTGCCATCATGCTAATTACTTTTGCTATACTTATCTTCATTTTTATTTTTTTTTCCAAAAGCAATAAAAAGCCCGCAACCAAGTGGGATACACCACAATTGAAGCAGTTGCTTACGCAGCATATTGATTTTTACAGCAACCTGAGTGACGCCGATAAAACCACATTTGAGCAAAGAGTAGAACGGTTTTTGACTGATGTGCGCATAGAAGGGGTGGGACTTGTAATTGATGATGCCGACCGTATTATGGTAGCCGCAAGCGCGGTGATACCCATTTTTGGCTTTAAAGATTGGAGCTATCGCAATGTTACCAATGTGCTTTTATACCCCGATACTTTTGATAAGGATTTTCAGTTTGAGGGTAATGAGGGCGAAGGCCGCAGTATATTAGGTATGGTAGGCAGCGGGTATATGAACGGGCAAATGATATTATCTCGCAACGCGTTGCTAAAAGGTTTTTCTAAAAACTCAGGAAAGGAAAATACCGGTATCCATGAGTTTGTGCACCTATTAGACAAAGCCGACGGTGCTACTGATGGTGTGCCCGAGGGCTTTTTACCTAATGAATTTATTGCACCCTGGATAAAAATGATGCACCACGAAATTCATAAGATAGAAGCCGGGCGATCAGATATTGATGTGTATGCCACAACCAACGAAGCAGAATTTTTGGCCGTAGCAGCCGAATGCTTTTTTGAAAAGCCCGACCAGTTCCAAACCAAACATCCACAGCTTTATGATATGCTGAGTAAGATATTTGGTCAGAACCCGGCCCGGGAGTAAATCAACTGTTATTACGTGTGCTTTAATTACTTATTCCTCGTCCTCTACTTTAGCAATAGCACCATTTTTACTTAACAGTTTGGCGCTTTCGGCCAGGCGGATAAACTCCGACCGGTAGCCTTCGGTATCATCGCCTTTGCCGGCACGGGCCGTGGCAATAGCATGGGCAAAGCTGGCTTTTTGCTTAAACTTAGAATCGCGCAGCAACATACCAACCTCTGCCACAGCCGATGCGAATTTAAAATCGGCCGATGTGCTGTTAAAATCCTTGGGCGTATCCATTACCACTGCCTGGCTCAGTTGGCTCGTAGATGATACCGGTTCTTTATACCTGAATTTAATGGTCATCATTTCGGGCGAGCCACTGGTTACCGGCTTGCTGTCGTTTTTCTGATATTTTAGCGGATCTACACTTATTATATAATCATCTTTTATGCCGGCGGGTATTATTTCGTAAAAAGCGGTAACCGTATGGCCGCTGCCCATATCGCCGGCATCTTTTTTATCGTCGTTAAAGTCTTCTTTATTTAGCAAGCGGTTTTCGTAACCCAGCAGGCGGTAAGCTTGTACCTTGGCAGGGTTAAACTCAATTTGCAGTTTCACGTCCTTTGCCACTGTAAACAGGGTGCTGCCAAATTCGCTTACCAGCGTTTTACGTGCTTCGGTAATATTATCAATGTATGCATAGTTGCCGTTACCTTTATCAGCAAGGGTTTCCATCTTACTATCTTTATAGTTGCCCATGCCGTAACCCAAAACCGATAGCGATATGCCGTTTTCGCGCTCTTTTTCAATCAGCTTTTCCATGTCATCATCGCTGCTGGCACCAACGTTAAAGTCGCCATCGGTGGTTAGTATAATGCGGTTGTTACCTTTTTTAATCAGGTTTTCGGCAGCAATTTTATAAGCCAGCTTAATACCCGCGCCGCCGGCTGTAGAGCCGCCGGCCTCTAAATTATCAATAGCATTTTTAATGGTCTCTTTTTTATCGCCACCTGTTGATGGCAGCACTACACCTGCGGCACCAGCATAAACCACCATGGCTACCTTATCCTGTGGGCGCAATTGATCTACCAGCATTTTTAAGGATGATTTTACCAGCGGCAGTTTATTAGCGCTGTACATCGATCCGGAAACATCTATTAAAAACACCAGGTTACTTGCCGGTAGCTTATCGCTGGCTATGGTTTTTGCTTTAAGCCCTATGCGTAACAGGCGGTGCTTAGGGTTCCACGGTGCCGACGAAAGCTCGGTATGGATGGCAACCGGATCGTTATTAACAGGGCCCGATAAATTATAGTTAAAGTAATTGATCATCTCTTCTATTCGTACGGCATCGGCAGGGGGTAGCTGGCCGTTATTAATAAAACGCCTTACATTGCTATATGATGCTGCATCCACATCGACCGAGAAGGTAGATATCGGCATGTTTTTAGCAGTATTAAAACCATTTTCGGTAATGCCTTTATAACTTTCGTCATTTCCCTCATCAATAGTAGCCCTCCCCCTGATAGCTATTTTTGCTGAAGAACCGGGAGTGCCAACAGTTAAACCGGCAACGCTGCCTTGTAGTGCTGAGTCATATGCACGCTGAGGCGCCATCATCATAACTGATGACACGCTACCCGTTACTTCCTTTCTTCGTTGTGTTCCATATCCCATTACTACCACCTCGTTAAGTGCACTGCGGCTTGGTGTCAGGCTAATATTTAGCTTGTCTTTTTTGCCCACCTTAACTATTTGCGTTTGGTAGCCTATAAAGCTAAACCGCAAAGTAGTTGTGCCGTCGGGTATGGTAATGCTGTACTCGCCCTTTATATTAGTTTGGGTGCCTAAACTGGTGCCCGGTATGCCTACGCTAACGCCGACTATTGGTAAATGATCGTCGGTGCCTGTTACTATACCGCTAATTTGGCGGCTGTTGTTAAGCTTAAACCCGGTTAAGCCTGCAGCCGTTAAAATGATGATGAATAAAAGCTTTCTCATAATTAGTTAGTTTTTATTGCAGGATGCGGGGAAAAGCAAATTTCCATAAGCCATTTAAAAATTTTATTTTGTGCGCTTTAATGAGTTTCTTCAGAAAACCAAATAAACCCGAGGACACCGCAGACGATATACTGGTAAATAGCTACCGCCAAAATGGCGACTTAGCTGTGCTGGGAAAACTGTATGAGCGCTATATGCCGCTGGTTTTTGGCCTGTGCCTAAAGTATCTTAAAGATGAAGAGCTTAGCCGCGATGCTGTAATGGGCATTTTTGAAGAACTGGTAGGTAAGGTAAAACAACACGAAATAAAACAATTCAGGAGTTGGTTATATGTATTGGCACGAAATTATTGCCTGATGCAATTAAGGGCCGATAAAAAATTACCGACTGTAGAACTGGACGATTTTATGGAATTCACCCCGGTTTTGCATCCTGTAGAAGATAATAGGGAAGCGGCACTACAGGCGCTGGAGCGATGTATCGAAAAACTGGTACCTGCACAGCAGCAAAGCGTAAGGTTATTTTACCTGGAAGAAAGGTGTTATAAGGATATCGCGGATACCACCGGCTTCACCATGAATGAGGTGAAAAGCTATATACAAAATGGTAAACGCAACCTTAAAATTTGTTTAGAGAAGAGTAGTGGAAAATAAACGGGCAAACATATCGCAAATACAGCAGTACCTTAATGGAGAACTGGATGCCAAAGCTATGCACCGCATGGAACGCGAGGCACAGGACGATCCGTTTTTAATGGATGCGCTGGAGGGTTATGCCGCCACTGGTGGTAACCAACAGGCTAATCTGGATATGCTATCGCAGCAATTAAACCAACGGGCTGATAAGAAAGAAAGGCGCATTATACCGTGGACCTATATATCTATTGCTGCCACGGTTTTAGGCTTTTTATTTGTGGTTGGCTTGCTGTATAAAAACAATGAACCGGTAAGCAGTAAACTGCAAGCTGCAAGGGTAGAACCATTGCAAAGCACAGACACTACTAAAGATATTACTGCGCCCATATTGGCCGATAAAGAAAAAGAGGTAGCAGCACTAAAGCCAAACGTTAGGCCATTTACCTCGCCTACTACAAAAAGCGTAAATACAGACAAAGGCATAGCCGTTCAAATACCTGCCGCAGGCGCCCCGTTAGGGCAAAACGAGATTGAGGTAGTTAAAGATAGCACTAGTGCCTTAGATGATCGCGTAATGGGCTATGTGGCTAAACAGAACACCGATAGTGCTGATATGCAACAAATGGTGGCCGTTAAAAAGCCGGTATATGTGCAGGTGTTGGCCTCCAAAGTTAAGGGCGTGCAAAAATCAGAGCCGCAAGGTAAAAGAAATGAGGGGTACTATCTTAACGGCGTAAGAATACCTACAGGGCAGTTAGAGGGCGTAGTGCTGAGCCATAACGATGGTGTGCCGCTACCAGGTGTTACGGTTAAGGTTGACGGCAGGGCAAAAGCCACCCAAACCGATGCAAATGGCAAATTTGTGTTGCCCGATGTAACCGCCAAAGATGTAGTATCGTTTGGGTATGTGGGCTACGATTCAAAAAAGCTAAGGGTAAATCCTAATGATAGCTTGCGGGTAGAAATGAATGCGTCTTCATCATCACTTAATGAGGTAGTAGTTACCAACGCAGTAAAGGCTTACCCTAAAAATGGCTGGGATGCCTTTAACGATTATATCAAAAAGAGTGGTATAGTGGCATTAGGCGATAAAACAGGCATCGTACAGGTTAAATTTACCGTCAACCCCAATGGCAACATTACCGGCGTTAAGGTAAGCCAAAGCCTAAA from Inquilinus sp. KBS0705 encodes:
- a CDS encoding pyruvate dehydrogenase, encoding MAEVVKMPKMSDTMTEGVLAKWHKKVGDKVKSGDVLAEIETDKATMDFESYQDGTLLYVGVEEGSAVPVDAVIAVLGKEGEDYKSVLDGAAAAPAKTEEKPAAEEAKPAVAEDKKPAAAPAAKPKVDLSSIPAAVIRMPLLSDTMTEGTIEKWYFKVGDKVKADDALADVATDKATMEVVGYEEGTLLYIGVKEGEAAQVNGIIAIVGKEGTDITPLLQDNGGDEEVAAESGSGSTQTVAPDSTATSNSTVTATATSSTEDDSRVKASPLARKIAKDKGINLNDVKGSAEGGRIIKKDVEGFTPSAKPADAPAAPAQEQAASAAAAIPAKVPVVLPTFTGEEKFTERNVTQMRKAISRRLSESLFTAPHFYVTMSIDMDQAIAARGKMNEVAPVKISFNDFVVKAVAVALKMHPAINSSFLGDKIRTNEHVHIGVAVAVDEGLLVPVIKFADGKSLSHISQEVKEFAGKAKSKKLQPAEMEGSTFTISNLGMFGVDEFTAIINTPNACILAVSGIQAVPVVKNGAVVPGNVMKVTLSCDHRVVDGAMGAAFLQTLKSLLEEPVRLLI
- a CDS encoding sigma-70 family RNA polymerase sigma factor, translating into MSFFRKPNKPEDTADDILVNSYRQNGDLAVLGKLYERYMPLVFGLCLKYLKDEELSRDAVMGIFEELVGKVKQHEIKQFRSWLYVLARNYCLMQLRADKKLPTVELDDFMEFTPVLHPVEDNREAALQALERCIEKLVPAQQQSVRLFYLEERCYKDIADTTGFTMNEVKSYIQNGKRNLKICLEKSSGK
- a CDS encoding DUF3520 domain-containing protein, whose product is MRKLLFIIILTAAGLTGFKLNNSRQISGIVTGTDDHLPIVGVSVGIPGTSLGTQTNIKGEYSITIPDGTTTLRFSFIGYQTQIVKVGKKDKLNISLTPSRSALNEVVVMGYGTQRRKEVTGSVSSVMMMAPQRAYDSALQGSVAGLTVGTPGSSAKIAIRGRATIDEGNDESYKGITENGFNTAKNMPISTFSVDVDAASYSNVRRFINNGQLPPADAVRIEEMINYFNYNLSGPVNNDPVAIHTELSSAPWNPKHRLLRIGLKAKTIASDKLPASNLVFLIDVSGSMYSANKLPLVKSSLKMLVDQLRPQDKVAMVVYAGAAGVVLPSTGGDKKETIKNAIDNLEAGGSTAGGAGIKLAYKIAAENLIKKGNNRIILTTDGDFNVGASSDDDMEKLIEKERENGISLSVLGYGMGNYKDSKMETLADKGNGNYAYIDNITEARKTLVSEFGSTLFTVAKDVKLQIEFNPAKVQAYRLLGYENRLLNKEDFNDDKKDAGDMGSGHTVTAFYEIIPAGIKDDYIISVDPLKYQKNDSKPVTSGSPEMMTIKFRYKEPVSSTSQLSQAVVMDTPKDFNSTSADFKFASAVAEVGMLLRDSKFKQKASFAHAIATARAGKGDDTEGYRSEFIRLAESAKLLSKNGAIAKVEDEE
- a CDS encoding zinc-dependent peptidase: MLITFAILIFIFIFFSKSNKKPATKWDTPQLKQLLTQHIDFYSNLSDADKTTFEQRVERFLTDVRIEGVGLVIDDADRIMVAASAVIPIFGFKDWSYRNVTNVLLYPDTFDKDFQFEGNEGEGRSILGMVGSGYMNGQMILSRNALLKGFSKNSGKENTGIHEFVHLLDKADGATDGVPEGFLPNEFIAPWIKMMHHEIHKIEAGRSDIDVYATTNEAEFLAVAAECFFEKPDQFQTKHPQLYDMLSKIFGQNPARE